Within Haematobia irritans isolate KBUSLIRL chromosome 2, ASM5000362v1, whole genome shotgun sequence, the genomic segment atagaaaattttgtccaaatattatttctatagaaaatattgtcaaagtttcatttctataagaaactttgtcaaaacttcatttcaataagaaattttgttaaaatttcgtttgttttcCTCCAATATTTCCAGTTTGTATATATTGAAATTTGGTTTCAGATTCCAAATCtgcaattatggacccatattatAAAAACTATgccatttttttgattttttgtttgcaaaataaTTCAACAATTTGATATCAAATAATACGGCTACACCTTCTTGAAATGGTAAATCATTACTTTTAGGAGATTATAGCGAAATACACCGGGTATGCTAGATCTCATGATAGGTTTTTGCTTGAGTATATTATCAGCGTTTTTAGTGTGACATTATATATAGAGAATAGCCTCTCCTTGTTGCATCCCCAACTTTCATACagcaaataataaaaagaaacgattataaattttgtaagcAAAATGCTAAAATATAAAACTCACACAGGCAAATGTGGATATCAAAAAATCCAAAGTAGAATCACAAAGAAATGGGTATTCCATGTATCGCGTATGAATTCTCTAAAACAAATAGTGGCCTAGATTTATTTGTCATAGAATtaagaaaatcataaaaatgagACTGGAAATGTAGAAcatttcacaaaagttttttttttttttttgatttgtttttatatcgGCAAATGTGCCTATAACAACACCAAGTTTCTTATCTAACCAAGAATTAGGGGGAGCTCAACTAGCACGTTGCTAGATGTTAAGGAACCAACATTTCAAGATCATTGTCATTCAATCTGAAACACAGTTGAGATAAAGTTGTGCCCAGAAACTTTAAAGGAAGAAAATCGTGAAATAATGGCCACAGCTATAGAATTAACCCATAACGAAGTCCAAggactttgtcaaaaatatttaagtCTCAATCATTCGCCAGAGTCCATAGcagctgagaataatttcaatttacGTGTAATACGTTATAAACTCAATCCCATATCGGATAGCCCTTCAGGGTTTTTGGGTCTACATCGTTTCCTGGTGGTAGATGTCCACATTGAGAAGGAGGGCCGAATAGAGATCAATAAAATTCGTTTCTTTACTAAGGCGGCTCCAGCCGAAATAGCGTCTCGTATGGAATACATAGAAGAGTTTGGAGTTTTCAAAAAGGAGATTATAGTCTATCGTGATGTGTTACCACGCCTCCAGAATATATTCCCGGGAGTGGCTCCCAAGTGTTACTATGCCGATAATAATTTACTGGTCTTTGAAGATCTTCAACATATGGGCTATCGTATGGGAGCAGACCGGGATGGTCTCTTGGATTACAAACACTTACAATGTGCTGTGAAATCTTTGGCAGCTTTACATGCTGCCTCCTTGGTTTTGGAAATTCGTGAAGGCTGTAAGATGAATGAACTATTTCCCCAAGCTATAGTGGAGAATGCTTATCCCCGCTTACCTTTGCCACCACAACATGTCCGTTATCAGAATTTCGCAAATGGTGTCCAGGTTTTTGGGGAACTAATCAAACAGATACCCAAGTATAGCCAAGATCAACTGGATTATATTCTCCCCAagcttctaccaaaaatggaaataattttcaaattagCTCAAACGTCTGATCGTTATTGTAATGTCTTCTCTCATGCTGATCTATGGGctaataattttatgttttcctATTCGCAGAATGGAGAACATCCCACACAATGCCGTTTTGTGGATTTCCAATTGGCCCGTTATGCTCCTCCCATGTTGGATTTGATAACCATTCTTACCATCCCAACCACTAGGGAATTTCGTTCGAAACATTTAAAGGATTTACTGCAGGACTATTATCGTTTCATGGCAGATTATCTATCGAGTGAAGAACTTTTAATTGAGAACTACTTGAGTTCGAAAGAATTTTGGCAGACGTTTGAAGAGTTTCGAATTTGTGGTCTTATTGAAAGTTGTCTATTTTCCCATTTGACAATTTTACCTTCATCTTTAACACAGAGTTTGACCGCCACAGCAGATGGTTTCAGTGATTTCTTCAATCGCAAACGTGTAGAACTTTGTTTAGCTGCTTTCCACAGTGATCAAATGTATCGTGATAGACTCACCGATatgttagaagattttgtcgataATTATATCTTAAAAACTATGGACaataaaaatgattgaagaaaaaaaaaccaaaaaaatatatttattccaaaacagaaacatatttttgtctttgtcaaaattttatttctatagaaaattctgttaaaatattatttctatagaaaatattgtcaagactttatttccataaaaaattttgtcaaaatattatttctttagaaaattttttcaaaattttagttttctatagaaaattttgtcaaaattttgtttctatagaaaattttgtcaaaatttaatttctatagaaaattttgtcaaaatattatttctatagaaaatatgaagaaaattttgtcaaattttatttctatagaaaattttgtcaaaaattttatatctatagaaagttttatcacaattttatttctatagaaaattctgtcaaaattttaattctatagaaaatgttgtcaacattttatttctatagaaaattttgtcaaaatttcatttctatagaaacgtttctcaacatgttatttctatagcaaattctgtcaaaagtttagtttaatagaaaatgttgcaaaaaaatttaatttctatagaaaattttgtcaaaattttgtttctatagaaaattttgtcaaaatttcatttctatagaaaattttgtcaaaattttatttctatagaaaattttgtcaaaa encodes:
- the LOC142226828 gene encoding uncharacterized protein LOC142226828 — translated: MATAIELTHNEVQGLCQKYLSLNHSPESIAAENNFNLRVIRYKLNPISDSPSGFLGLHRFLVVDVHIEKEGRIEINKIRFFTKAAPAEIASRMEYIEEFGVFKKEIIVYRDVLPRLQNIFPGVAPKCYYADNNLLVFEDLQHMGYRMGADRDGLLDYKHLQCAVKSLAALHAASLVLEIREGCKMNELFPQAIVENAYPRLPLPPQHVRYQNFANGVQVFGELIKQIPKYSQDQLDYILPKLLPKMEIIFKLAQTSDRYCNVFSHADLWANNFMFSYSQNGEHPTQCRFVDFQLARYAPPMLDLITILTIPTTREFRSKHLKDLLQDYYRFMADYLSSEELLIENYLSSKEFWQTFEEFRICGLIESCLFSHLTILPSSLTQSLTATADGFSDFFNRKRVELCLAAFHSDQMYRDRLTDMLEDFVDNYILKTMDNKND